AACGCCCAGGACTCGCTGAGCAGTGAGTGTGACTTCCGCAGCCAGAGCAGGGGTTTTACACAGCTCAATAAAAGTCGTTTTGCTGCGAACCGCCATGTATTCAGGCAGGTAGCGCCCCGCCTGTCGCATGATCCAAATCGGCGTGGTATCTACGGGCTCGCGGCGAACCGCCTTCATAAAACGACTATTTTGATAACTGGCTGTCTCAGCCATTTCGGAATTCATTTTTGTTTCTTTCAACTACGACTTTGATGAATGATCGTTGTGAGACTTATTTTAGCAGGAATTGAAGAGGACTGAAATTCTGGAGGGACCGGTTTCCCGGAAACAATACGATGCGGAATCGCAAATCAACGTTTTTTGGCTAAGATTTCAGGAGCCACTTGAAGTGCGTCTTTTACCAGGGGCCCCATTTTCGGGGGACTGGCTTCAAAATCGACCGAAAGTCCTGCCTGTTGTAATGCTTCCGAGCAGGCCGGACCAACTGAAGCAATCATGGTTTGTGAAGCGGCTTGCAGCCATTTTTCAGTCAACTGTTCCACTTCCGCGATCTGTAAAACATGCGAGATCTGTTGCGCGCTGGTAAACATCAGCACGTCGAATTCTCCTTGAATCGTGGCATGAACTGCGTTGCGTAAACCGCTTAAATCCTGTGGCAGGGCCCAACGATAGACTGGCACGGGCAGCACTTCTGCCCCACGTGCGTGTAACTCATCGTAAAAATCCTGGACCGGTTTCCCATATTCTTGAATGGCAATCCGCTTGTCAGTCACTGAAAAATCATGCTGATCCCAAACCGAGATTATTTCATGCCAGGTGTTTGGCTCAAGAGCCGCGTAATCAATGGGGACTTCCCACTTTCGCAAGACGACTGTCGGTTTTGGCCCGCGGACGGTAACTGTTATATTTCTTAATGCTTCCAGAAACTGTTCACGTGGATAATCAACTTCCACAGCATTCAGCAAAGCTGTAGCCCCCACACCCGTTAAAAAAACAATGACATCGATCTCATTTCGAAATAATTTTTCGCAGAATGCCTTTACACGCTCATTGTTATCCAATGGAATTTCATCCATCGAATGCACAAGTGTTGGAACTGCCTGATTTCGTTCAATTAAGGCCCGCATCGCTTCGCTCTTCCGACTTTCGAAACTGCAAACGCGTAATCCTGAAGTATTCATCATTAATAAATCGCCGTAGATAAAATGACCAACTGCTATAATATCCAATTATAGATCGTTCAGAATGAACGGTGAATGGTGTCAGGCAGGATTTATATCAGAGAACTCTGATTACGTAGTTTGGAACAGAAATATGTTCCAGAAAGGCAGGGCAATGAGCAGTCTCGTTTATTTATCGGACTCTGTACGAAAACCGATTAACCACTTTTGAAAATCAGGATCCATCTCGGAGAGGTCAGAGACATTTAATACTTGCTGCAATGTCTGCAAACCGGATTGGTCTAATTCTGCGTTTGTGCGTAACTTCCTGTAGAAAGGAGACAGGAGCCGCTTTTCCTGAAGGTAAAGACTGAAATAACGAGCATGTGCATAGGTCAGCGCTTCTCGTTCTTTTCCAATTCTGATTTGTTGAACTAACGACTTTAAAGTTGGTAATTGTCCACGGTCTAAAGCCGACAAGAGAATTTGAACGCGCCAATTTGAACTACCCAGCAGTTGATTTTCCGATTCTGAAAATTCACACTGTTCGTGCAATGATGCCAATCCTTCATCAAACCACTCTGGCATGTTGGGAAAATCAATCTCGGCTAACGCATGAGTCAGTTCATGAGCTAACGTTCCGCTTCCCGTTGTCAGATTGAGAATGATGCGCATTTCTTCCGAATGGAAATAACCATAGTATGAACCGACTTTTCTCCGATCCAGATCAAAAGCCACCTGCTGGTAACGGTCCTGGCTGGAAAGTGCAATGATGGTGATAGGCCGGTCTGGCTTACGATCGAAATACCAGACATTCAACGCATATTGCGTTGGCAGGATTGTTTTTCGATAGAGTGCATCCAGAGTTTGAGTGTCATAATCTCCCATCAGGATGTAAGGGGCTCTGACTAAGGTATTAATGGGAATCGAAATCTTTTCCTGTACCTGCTTTGCTCGCGTTTCACATTCTGCCTGAAACAGCTTCTCCGGATCTGTTGTTTTGATCTGTGGTGCTGAAGAATACGTTTCTGGCGTACCGAGGTGGACCGCATTCGAGGAGGCCCTTCCTTCCTGAACTCCGGAAAAAGTCAGGAAATAAAAGCCTGTCACCAGAACGAACGGTCCCGCGATCAACAGAGCACTACGATAAATAGACAAAACAGAATCCTTAACTGAACCTCAATTACAATGTTTGCAATATGATCAGGAACATAGGTTTACAAAAATCACGTCAGTGAATTATAGTTCGCGATCACTCGTATCACTTGAGTAAAGCTTGACGGATTTTCGATATTCACCCATGTTGCAGTAGGCTGAAGCGATTAATTCAATCTGATCACCCTTATTTATGTAGCCGTAATAATAGATACAACTAGAATAGTTTGACACGCTTTCCCGCAATCAAGCAGATGTGAGACTAGTCTACGGGATCTTTCCATGGCTGCAAAACCGCATTAAGGAAGACTGACAATCTGGCCGAAATCTTGTTATAACAAGCTTACTATATCTATTTGCGCTACATAGTTTGCTTGTCGATTCACATAAACGGATGGTGAAATATAAACTTCAATGGGTCATTCTTCACATTTTGAAACAAGTCGTGATCGGCCTAAAACCCCGTGGCGCTTAGAGGGTCAACAAAACCAGGCCCAAGCCAGACGACCACTGTTTACATCCGCGGAACTTCACGCACTTAAGACTGGAATGCACTGCACTATGTATAATTCAATGGGAGCACACCTTGACGAGGTCGATGGTATTAAGGGAACTCGGTTTGCTGTCTGGGCTCCCAATGCGAGAGAAGTGTGTGTGATTAGTGATAAAAATCACTGGAAACATGGCGAGCACTATTTAAATTCCAGTGATGCCGGTGTGTGGTCCGGATTCGTTCCCAACATGAGTGAAGGGGAAGCTTACAAATATAGCTTGCGTGGCCAGAATGGAGAGTTTTTCGAGAAAAGTGATCCTTACGCGTTTTACTCTGAACTCCGTCCCAAGACGGCATCGATCGTTTACAATCTTGAGAATTTTCCCTGGCAGGACGAACAATGGTTAGAGAAGCGAGAAAAGACCAACTGGCACGATCAACCCATTACGATTTATGAAATTCATCCGGGTTCCTGGAAACGCCCCAAGGACGGTCGTCAGTTTTATACTTATCGCGAACTCGCCAAAGAACTCGTCGAGTATGTGCATCAGATGGGATACACCCATATTCAACTGATGCCAATTACAGAACATCCCTTTGATGGTTCCTGGGGCTATCAAACCACGGGATATTATTCACCAACGAGTCGTTTTGGTACCCCCCATGATTTGATGTACTTTATTGATTACTGTCATCAATCAGATATTGGTGTGCTCTTTGACTGGGTTCCTGGCCATTTTCCTACAGATGGACATTCTCTAGGCCGTTTCGATGGAACCTGCCTCTATGAGCATGCAGACCCCAGAAAGGGCTTTCACCCGGATTGGGGGACCTACATCTTTAACTATGGGCGCAATGAAGTATGCGACTTTTTATTGTCGAGTGCTCATTTCTGGATAGATAAGTATCACTTCGATGGTCTTCGCGTTGACGCGGTTGCTTCCAT
The Gimesia aquarii DNA segment above includes these coding regions:
- a CDS encoding uroporphyrinogen-III synthase; translation: MMNTSGLRVCSFESRKSEAMRALIERNQAVPTLVHSMDEIPLDNNERVKAFCEKLFRNEIDVIVFLTGVGATALLNAVEVDYPREQFLEALRNITVTVRGPKPTVVLRKWEVPIDYAALEPNTWHEIISVWDQHDFSVTDKRIAIQEYGKPVQDFYDELHARGAEVLPVPVYRWALPQDLSGLRNAVHATIQGEFDVLMFTSAQQISHVLQIAEVEQLTEKWLQAASQTMIASVGPACSEALQQAGLSVDFEASPPKMGPLVKDALQVAPEILAKKR